The following are encoded together in the Arcobacter aquimarinus genome:
- a CDS encoding DNA alkylation repair protein codes for MAEQLKNLYSKEFIEKLSNKLLSIYSDFKKEDFINSIFDNTWQDLELKARMRYISTTLHKFLPFTYKEQLEILKKVKKDFGGLEAMIFQDFVEVFGLDDLDESLKALEIFTVNSSSEFAIRQFILKYEDKTMKQMKLWAKSQNEHIRRLASEGCRPRLPWAVALPKFKQNPAKVLEIIEFLKNDTSKYVQKSVANNLNDISKDNPDLVRKFVEKNLGISKELDWICKHGCRTLLKKGDKEVLDLFNFDKSHHINLTNFCYDKTIFLNEDFNFSFEISSDELIGNIRVEYVIYYLKSNNNHNKKVFMISQNHIESTKKIFQKKQSFKNMTTRKHYIGTHFIGILINGVEVLKKEFFLNDPRN; via the coding sequence ATGGCAGAACAATTAAAAAATTTATATTCAAAAGAGTTTATTGAAAAACTATCAAATAAACTTTTATCAATTTATTCTGATTTTAAAAAAGAAGATTTTATAAACTCTATTTTTGATAATACTTGGCAAGATTTAGAACTAAAAGCAAGGATGAGATATATCTCTACAACTTTACATAAATTTTTACCTTTTACATATAAAGAGCAACTTGAAATACTAAAAAAAGTAAAAAAGGATTTTGGTGGACTTGAAGCTATGATTTTTCAAGATTTTGTAGAAGTTTTTGGGCTTGATGATTTAGATGAATCACTAAAAGCTTTAGAAATTTTTACTGTAAATTCAAGTAGTGAGTTTGCAATAAGACAGTTTATTTTGAAATATGAAGATAAAACTATGAAGCAAATGAAACTTTGGGCAAAATCACAAAATGAACATATAAGAAGATTAGCTAGTGAAGGGTGTCGTCCAAGACTTCCTTGGGCAGTTGCTTTGCCAAAATTCAAGCAAAATCCTGCAAAAGTTTTAGAAATAATAGAATTCCTAAAAAATGATACTTCAAAATATGTTCAAAAATCTGTAGCAAATAATCTAAATGATATCTCAAAAGATAATCCAGATTTGGTGCGAAAGTTTGTAGAAAAAAATCTAGGTATTTCAAAAGAACTTGATTGGATTTGTAAACATGGTTGTCGTACACTTTTGAAAAAAGGGGATAAAGAAGTATTAGATTTGTTTAATTTTGATAAATCTCATCATATAAATCTCACGAATTTTTGTTATGATAAAACTATATTTTTGAATGAAGATTTTAATTTTTCATTTGAGATAAGTTCAGATGAACTTATTGGAAATATTAGAGTTGAATATGTTATTTATTATTTAAAATCAAATAATAATCATAATAAAAAAGTTTTTATGATTAGTCAAAATCATATAGAATCAACAAAAAAAATATTTCAAAAAAAACAGAGTTTTAAAAATATGACAACGAGAAAACACTATATTGGAACGCATTTCATAGGAATTTTGATAAATGGTGTAGAAGTTTTAAAAAAGGAATTTTTCTTAAATGACCCCCGCAATTAA
- the ybaK gene encoding Cys-tRNA(Pro) deacylase has protein sequence MTPAINLLKKNKCDFKIHKYDHDPECTNFGDEAVEKLGLDANQVYKTLLVELTPKELVVCVLPVANQLSLKEVASVFDVKKAVMAAKDEAQKVTGYLLGGISPLGQKKVHRTVLDESVNTFKTIFISGGKRGVDIEVNPNDLKKLLNAKIGKIVS, from the coding sequence ATGACCCCCGCAATTAATTTACTTAAAAAAAATAAGTGTGATTTTAAAATTCACAAATATGACCACGACCCTGAGTGTACAAATTTTGGTGATGAAGCTGTAGAAAAATTGGGATTAGATGCTAATCAAGTATATAAAACTTTACTTGTAGAATTAACACCAAAAGAGTTGGTAGTTTGTGTTTTACCTGTTGCAAATCAGCTTTCATTAAAAGAGGTCGCTTCTGTTTTTGATGTTAAAAAAGCTGTGATGGCTGCTAAAGATGAAGCACAAAAAGTAACTGGTTATTTACTTGGAGGAATTTCACCTTTGGGTCAAAAAAAAGTACATCGAACAGTTTTGGATGAAAGTGTAAATACCTTTAAAACGATTTTTATAAGTGGTGGAAAAAGAGGTGTTGATATAGAAGTAAATCCCAATGATTTAAAAAAATTACTAAATGCAAAGATTGGAAAAATAGTTTCTTAA